A region of Campylobacter armoricus DNA encodes the following proteins:
- the acpP gene encoding acyl carrier protein gives MAIFDDVKKVVVEQLSVDEDAVKMESKIIEDLGADSLDVVELVMALEEKFDVEIPDSDAEKLVKIEDVVNYIENLQK, from the coding sequence ATGGCAATTTTTGATGATGTAAAAAAAGTAGTTGTTGAGCAACTTAGTGTAGATGAAGATGCAGTTAAAATGGAATCTAAAATTATTGAAGATTTAGGTGCTGATTCTTTAGATGTTGTTGAGTTAGTTATGGCTTTAGAAGAAAAATTTGATGTAGAAATCCCAGATAGTGATGCTGAAAAACTTGTAAAAATTGAAGATGTTGTTAATTATATAGAAAATCTTCAAAAATAA
- a CDS encoding beta-ketoacyl-ACP synthase II, with product MKRVVVTGMGMINALGLDKGSSFKAICDGKSGVDKITLFDTTDFPVQIAAEVKNFDPLSVCDAKEVKKIDRFIQLGIKAAREAMEDAKFDENLNKEEFGVVSAAGIGGLPNIEKNSVTCAQRGPRKITPFFIPSALVNMLGGIISIEHGLQGPNISCVTACAAGTHAIGEAYKSIALGNADKMLVVGAEAAICAVGIGGFAAMKALSTRNDDPSKASRPFDKERDGFVMGEGAGALVFEEYEAAKKRGAKIYAELIGFGESADAHHITSPTLEGPLRAMKKALKMAGNPKIDYINAHGTSTPVNDKNETAAIKELFKDQIPLVSSTKGQTGHCLGAAGAIEAVISLMALDQGILPPTINQISADENCDLDYIPNVARKSEINVVMSNSFGFGGTNGCVIFKKVD from the coding sequence TTGAAACGCGTTGTAGTAACAGGTATGGGAATGATCAATGCTCTTGGCTTAGATAAAGGTAGTTCTTTTAAAGCTATTTGTGATGGTAAAAGTGGCGTTGATAAAATCACTCTTTTTGATACCACTGATTTTCCAGTGCAAATTGCTGCTGAAGTAAAAAATTTTGATCCTTTGAGTGTGTGTGATGCTAAAGAGGTCAAAAAGATAGATCGTTTCATACAACTTGGTATTAAAGCAGCTAGAGAAGCTATGGAAGATGCTAAATTTGATGAAAATTTAAATAAAGAAGAATTTGGCGTAGTTTCAGCAGCTGGTATAGGTGGTTTGCCAAATATTGAAAAAAATTCTGTTACTTGCGCACAGCGTGGACCACGCAAAATCACTCCTTTTTTCATACCTTCAGCTTTAGTTAATATGCTTGGTGGGATTATCTCAATTGAGCATGGATTACAAGGACCAAATATCTCATGTGTAACTGCTTGTGCGGCAGGAACTCATGCTATAGGTGAGGCTTATAAAAGTATAGCCTTGGGTAATGCAGATAAAATGCTTGTAGTAGGAGCTGAAGCGGCTATTTGTGCTGTAGGCATAGGTGGTTTTGCTGCTATGAAAGCACTTTCTACTAGAAATGATGATCCATCAAAAGCTTCAAGACCATTTGATAAAGAAAGAGATGGTTTTGTTATGGGTGAGGGTGCTGGTGCTTTGGTTTTTGAAGAATACGAAGCAGCTAAAAAGCGTGGTGCTAAAATTTATGCTGAATTAATTGGATTTGGAGAAAGTGCAGATGCACATCATATTACTTCTCCTACCTTAGAAGGACCATTGCGTGCTATGAAAAAAGCTTTAAAAATGGCTGGGAATCCCAAAATAGATTATATTAATGCACATGGAACTTCTACTCCAGTAAATGACAAAAATGAAACAGCAGCTATTAAAGAGCTTTTTAAAGATCAAATTCCTTTAGTGAGTTCTACAAAAGGTCAAACAGGACATTGCCTAGGTGCTGCAGGTGCAATTGAGGCTGTTATCTCTTTAATGGCACTTGATCAAGGCATACTTCCGCCAACTATCAATCAAATTTCAGCAGATGAAAATTGTGATCTTGATTATATACCAAATGTTGCAAGAAAAAGTGAAATTAATGTAGTAATGA